A genomic segment from Polyangium mundeleinium encodes:
- the ribA gene encoding GTP cyclohydrolase II, which yields MTNAGRGGLLDLVERDRVHECDGYGPAGLCVRVVGVADLPTRVGRFQIVAFWNNRDAKEHVAMVHGDVMGAEEVPTRLHSECLTGDVMGSLRCDCRDQLLEGLRLIQSMERGILLYMRQEGRGIGLINKIRAYGLQDQGLDTVEANLALGFRDDERDYAVAAHMLQSLVVKSVRLITNNPNKISQLEQYGVKVAGRIPHVIPPNDYNKFYLATKAKRSGHYIDMEGKPHLAEQSDPVMVDGMEGPAEEDPAETDARKT from the coding sequence ATGACGAACGCCGGTCGCGGGGGCTTGCTCGATCTCGTGGAGCGGGACCGGGTCCACGAATGCGACGGCTACGGCCCTGCGGGGCTCTGCGTGCGGGTGGTCGGCGTCGCGGATCTGCCAACGCGGGTCGGCCGCTTCCAGATCGTCGCCTTCTGGAACAACCGCGACGCGAAGGAACACGTGGCCATGGTGCACGGCGACGTGATGGGCGCCGAGGAGGTGCCCACGCGCCTGCACTCGGAGTGCCTGACGGGCGACGTGATGGGCTCGCTCCGCTGCGATTGCCGGGATCAGCTCCTCGAAGGCCTGCGGCTCATCCAGTCGATGGAGCGCGGCATCTTGCTGTACATGCGCCAGGAAGGCCGCGGGATCGGGCTCATCAACAAGATCCGGGCCTACGGGCTCCAGGATCAGGGCCTCGACACGGTGGAGGCGAACCTCGCGCTCGGCTTCCGCGACGACGAGCGCGACTACGCCGTGGCGGCGCACATGCTCCAGAGCCTCGTGGTGAAGTCGGTCCGGCTCATCACGAACAACCCGAACAAGATAAGCCAGCTCGAGCAGTACGGCGTGAAGGTGGCGGGCCGGATCCCGCACGTGATCCCGCCGAACGACTACAACAAGTTTTACCTCGCAACGAAGGCGAAGCGCAGCGGCCACTACATCGACATGGAGGGCAAGCCGCACCTCGCCGAGCAGAGTGATCCGGTGATGGTCGACGGGATGGAAGGCCCGGCCGAGGAGGACCCGGCCGAGACGGACGCGCGGAAAACCTAG
- a CDS encoding cytochrome B6 codes for MPGQAIAEPQAGPQSGAAARAASPDASLTLDPRLGLLAPGDRKTSYAPVDIEEPFAQIMKRLSAEKPAVMRRQADLLAERYDLANRSAKGVTMSRGKPIQTGIRVKLPAGVTWGALAGMTPAEIKDKKLWPAGFFPLPHAKQGEGGMVFPKTHITEIKKQEGRDLERFDLEFDLPEHFIPEFPPPIFLTTRPELGDVSRGQLVTTQNFFELFDGILNPKQLDGLRLLVSQFPQQQFNQTSDRRSAKPSLGVSCFECHTNGHSNAAFHLVGDIRPQSHRRRIDTPSLRGVNQQRLFGSQRALRSIEDFTEFEQRAAYFDGDPVIAQKKGVHFLDRGSEVHAMAEFQELLDFPPAPKLRVLDRKLDPKLATPEEMRGQEVFFGKGQCASCHPAPIYSDNFMHDLRTERFFPPTMINGRLAIADGAIKTFPLRGIKDSPPYLHDGRLLTLEDTVEFFNLVLELKLSDQEKSDLVAFMRAL; via the coding sequence ATGCCTGGACAAGCCATCGCCGAGCCGCAGGCCGGCCCGCAGTCCGGGGCCGCGGCGCGCGCGGCTTCGCCTGATGCGTCCCTCACCCTCGATCCGCGGCTCGGCTTGCTCGCCCCGGGCGATAGAAAAACGAGCTACGCCCCGGTCGATATCGAGGAGCCCTTCGCGCAGATCATGAAACGGCTCTCGGCCGAGAAGCCGGCCGTCATGCGCCGCCAGGCGGATCTGCTCGCCGAACGGTACGACCTCGCCAACCGGAGCGCGAAAGGCGTCACCATGTCCCGCGGAAAGCCGATCCAGACCGGCATCCGCGTAAAACTCCCCGCCGGTGTCACCTGGGGCGCCCTCGCGGGCATGACGCCCGCCGAGATCAAGGACAAAAAACTCTGGCCCGCGGGCTTTTTCCCCCTGCCCCACGCCAAACAAGGCGAGGGCGGGATGGTCTTTCCAAAGACCCACATCACGGAGATCAAGAAGCAGGAGGGCCGTGATCTCGAGCGGTTCGACCTGGAGTTCGACCTGCCCGAACATTTCATCCCCGAATTCCCGCCGCCCATCTTCCTCACGACCCGGCCGGAGCTCGGCGACGTCTCGCGCGGACAGCTCGTCACCACGCAGAACTTCTTCGAGCTCTTCGACGGCATCCTGAACCCGAAGCAGCTCGACGGCCTCCGGCTGCTGGTCTCGCAGTTCCCGCAGCAGCAGTTCAACCAGACCAGCGATCGCCGCTCGGCAAAACCCTCCCTCGGCGTCTCGTGCTTCGAATGCCACACGAACGGCCATTCCAACGCCGCGTTCCACCTCGTCGGCGACATCCGCCCGCAATCGCACCGGCGGCGCATCGACACGCCCTCCCTGCGCGGCGTGAATCAGCAGCGCCTCTTCGGCTCGCAACGCGCGCTCCGCAGCATCGAGGATTTCACGGAATTCGAGCAACGCGCTGCTTATTTCGACGGTGACCCCGTCATTGCCCAGAAAAAGGGCGTGCACTTCCTCGATCGCGGCAGCGAGGTGCACGCCATGGCCGAGTTCCAGGAGCTGCTCGACTTCCCGCCCGCGCCGAAGCTCCGGGTCCTCGACCGGAAGCTCGATCCGAAGCTCGCCACACCCGAGGAGATGCGCGGGCAGGAGGTCTTTTTTGGCAAGGGGCAATGCGCGAGTTGCCACCCGGCGCCCATTTACTCGGACAACTTCATGCACGATCTGCGGACGGAGCGGTTCTTCCCGCCCACGATGATCAACGGCCGGCTCGCCATCGCCGACGGGGCCATCAAGACGTTCCCGCTGCGCGGCATCAAGGACTCGCCGCCCTATTTGCACGACGGACGGCTGCTCACGCTCGAGGACACGGTCGAGTTCTTCAACCTCGTGCTCGAGCTCAAGCTCTCCGATCAAGAGAAGAGCGATCTCGTCGCGTTCATGCGGGCGCTCTAG